In Gossypium hirsutum isolate 1008001.06 chromosome D06, Gossypium_hirsutum_v2.1, whole genome shotgun sequence, one genomic interval encodes:
- the LOC121218399 gene encoding uncharacterized protein, with translation MTPDRITLQNMERKPSESFRQYAQRWREVAIQVQPPLLERETTMLFINTLKAPFIMHMLGSATKSFSDIVMNGEMIENAIRNRKIETGESNKRSASRRKENEVNNVKAYNKSVTVSQPRKVAASQQGSARQESGVRQGTEKPQFTLILMSYKELYQKLLNAHVVSPFYLSPLQPPYPKCMGVVKFDDSPNAENPLPNHADKGVNMISESRGEEVKNDIAEVKTPLKWVWREMAKRGLVISGSEERYETESYCEFHREVGHEIQECEGFKALVQSMMDNKEMRFYEGVGDKRNICASELARKTTETSHPVVIISCPRSNKSRVQMTPKIIIQKPSKFPYKDNKMVLWNYGCNVTILGKEEKNQEIGSYTRNGKRYDVQAESSREENWKKEQKKGKAVEVEQLVNEPVKEEEAKEFLKFLKHSEYSIVEQLRKQLARISILALLLSSEAHRNALLKVLNETYVANDISVNRLDRLANNINADNFIFFSDDEIPSGGRGSTKALHVTTRCKGYILPGILIDNGSVLNVLPLSTLSQLLVDSSHMKVSQSIVRAFDGTEKRVMGRIEVPLNIGPIT, from the exons ATGACCCCCGATAGAATTACATTACAGAACATGGAGAGGAAACCAAGTGAGAGTTTCAGACAGTacgcacaaagatggagggaagTTGCTATTCAAGTCCAACCACCGCTCCTAGAAAGAGAAACTACAATGCTCTTTATCAATACCTTAAAAGCCCCATTCATCATGCACATGCTAGGAAGTGCAACCAAAAGTTTCTCAGATATAgtaatgaatggtgaaatgattgagaatgccataagaaACAGGAAGATAGAAACAGGAGAGAGCAACAAAAGGTCGGCCTCGAGAAGAAAGGAAAATGAAGTAAACAACGTAAAAGCATACAACAAGTCTGTTACAGTgagtcagccaagaaaggtggctGCCAGTCAACAGGGTTCAGCAAGACAAGAATCTGGCGTAAGACAGGGTACTGAGAAGCCCCAGTTCACATTGATTCTgatgtcatataaggagctgtatcagaaGTTGCTCAATGCACACGTTGTCTCTCCCTTTTACTTAAGCCCTTTGCAACCCCCgtatcctaaatg CATGGGTGTTGTCAAatttgacgactcacctaacgcagaAAATCCGTTGCCTAATCATGCTGATAAGGGAGTGAATATGATAAGCGAAAGCAgaggagaagaagtcaagaacgacattgctgaagtaaaaacccCATTGAAATGGGTTTGGAGAGAGATGGCGAAGAGGGGACTAGTTATTTCAGGTTCTGAAGAAAGGTATGAGACCGAAAGCTATTGTGAATTCCACCGTGAGGTAGGACATGAGATTCAAGAATGTGAGGGATTTAAGGCtctggttcaaagcatgatggataataaggagatgaggttttatgaagGAGTAGGGGATAAAAGAAATATTTGCGCATCAGAGTTGGCAAGGAAGACTACAGAAACGAGTCATCCTGTGGTCATCATTTCATGCCCTCGGAGCAATAAGTCTAGGGTCCAGATGACACCAAAAATtataatccagaaaccatcaaaatTTCCATACaaggataacaaaatggtgctaTGGAATTATGGTTGTAACGTGAcaattttgggaaaagaagaaaaaaatcaggaaataggttcttacacaCGTAACGGGAAGCGATATGACGTTCAGGCAGAATCGTCAAgagaagagaattggaagaaggAGCAGAAGAAAGGGAAGGCTGTGGAAGTTGAGCAATTGGTTAATGAACCAGTAAAAGAGGAAGAGGCAAAggaatttttgaagtttttgaaacacagcgaGTATAGCATTGTGGAACAGCTACGCAAACAACTGGCCCGTATTTCTATATTAGCTTTGCTCTTAAGTTCAGAAGCGCATCGAAATGCACTATTGAAAGTACTAAATGAAACATATGTGGCAAATGATATTTCAGTGAACAGGCTGGATCGGTTGGCCAACAATATAaatgctgacaattttatcttcttcagtgatgacGAAATACCATCTGGAGGAAGAGGTTCCACTAAAGCCCTGCACGTCACTacccgatgcaaagggtacataCTCCCGGGGATCCTGATTGATAACGGATCTGTACTGAATGTATTGCCTTTATCTACTCTTAGTCAGTTACTGGTGGACAGTTCCCACATGAAAGTgagccagagcatagtaagggcatttgatggaacagaaAAGagggttatggggagaattgaagtACCGTTAAATATTGGTCCAATTACTTAA